In Rhodanobacter denitrificans, a single window of DNA contains:
- a CDS encoding peptidylprolyl isomerase, translating into MTLGKAGARGIPLTIIDSAKPVTQEAHEHRHDSKGEGPRTLGQPAPCYLFVAEQAISEAEIAQEMQHHRAPTPAHSRAAAARALVVRELLRREVQRLGLADQMPAGSQETAEEAGIRVLLEREIEDRVPAEEDCRRYYEQNRQLFRAPDLIRVRHILLGAAADDVTGRIRARTEAERLIAELKINPVLFADFAMRHSDCPSKTQGGELGWLQRGQATPEFDRQVFRLREGLAAFPVESRWGYHVVSVDGIRPGAEQAFDAVRERISDYLELQVRQRELQRYLLGLQERYPVRGLDAIEALASA; encoded by the coding sequence ATGACGCTGGGCAAAGCCGGTGCGCGAGGCATCCCGCTGACCATCATCGATTCGGCCAAGCCGGTGACGCAGGAGGCGCACGAGCATCGGCACGACAGCAAGGGCGAGGGCCCGCGCACACTGGGCCAGCCGGCGCCGTGCTACCTGTTCGTGGCCGAGCAGGCAATCAGTGAAGCCGAGATCGCGCAGGAGATGCAGCACCATCGTGCACCGACCCCGGCGCACTCCCGCGCCGCTGCAGCCCGCGCGCTGGTGGTGCGCGAGCTGTTGCGCCGCGAAGTGCAGCGGCTCGGCCTGGCCGACCAGATGCCGGCCGGCAGCCAGGAAACCGCGGAGGAGGCCGGCATCCGCGTGCTGCTGGAACGCGAAATCGAGGATCGCGTGCCTGCGGAAGAGGATTGCCGGCGCTACTACGAGCAGAACCGCCAGCTGTTCCGCGCGCCCGATTTGATCCGCGTGCGGCACATCCTGCTGGGTGCGGCGGCCGACGACGTCACTGGCCGCATTCGTGCCCGTACCGAGGCCGAGCGCCTGATTGCCGAGCTGAAGATCAACCCCGTGCTGTTTGCCGATTTCGCGATGCGCCATTCCGACTGCCCGTCGAAGACGCAGGGCGGCGAACTCGGCTGGTTGCAGCGGGGCCAGGCCACGCCCGAATTCGATCGCCAGGTGTTCCGCCTGCGCGAGGGTCTGGCGGCGTTCCCGGTCGAGTCGCGCTGGGGCTACCACGTGGTCAGCGTCGATGGCATCCGGCCCGGCGCCGAGCAGGCGTTCGACGCGGTCCGGGAGCGGATTTCCGACTATCTGGAATTGCAGGTGCGTCAACGCGAGCTGCAGCGCTACCTGCTCGGCTTGCAGGAGCGTTACCCGGTGCGCGGCCTGGATGCGATCGAGGCACTGGCCAGCGCCTGA